Proteins encoded by one window of Bacteroidales bacterium:
- a CDS encoding prolyl oligopeptidase family serine peptidase, producing MKLNSFKSLLYFLFIFQFMFPASFLRASVKDTLLINEGLALPMARGTTETILLTNTIEAALALGTWSVPKEGDEVLQQDGKKYAWSRVKAGSQGWFNFPTRGVNYLYTTLEMEKDTVLIISLQGNDMVYINGAARTGNVYGTSDSYAAWEKDWNFVTIPVKLKKGKNEFIFRVSRGKMKAKLYAPSSLCQLIPNDLTLPDFLIEEEPAMPGAIEIINSTAYPRTDLVLEVIDMNGSCRTSTIPVIQPFSVRKCAFLFPEYLYKEKGEVPVKLQLSRKTGNRLELLDEVSIQLRVMDKSENHKETFLSKIDGSVQYYSVNPPRNYDWKSPTALIFSVHGASVEAINQSGSYYPKTWGMIVSPTNRRPYGYNWEDWGRMDALEVLEIATSKFPIDKSKVYLTGHSMGGHGTWHLGAMYPDRFAAIGPSAGWISFWSYRFKDVNLNDSTPVKKMIRRPTSPSETPLFAENYKQLGVYVIHGEDDDNVLIDQAKMMVNRLEEIGHKDYQFHYQPKAGHWWDESDEPGADCVDWPPMFDFFTRHTIPANDQVLNIDFLTSNPGVSSRNHWLLIDAQTEQLSMSEAHLKVEPGQGKFSGTTSNIARLALDLDIVSGKEKIWIELDKTKAFEVIVKPGQKQLWLELSKGKWNVVGEPDMALKNANRYGTFKDVFKNRMVFVYGTRGNAEENTWAFDKARYDAERFWYQGNGSIEVVADTDFDTLAFAGRNIILFGNRDTNKAWDLLLYNSPVQVTKESVKVNDEIYKGNDLACLFVRPRNGDEISLVGVVSGTGLTGMRICTRLPYLSPGIGLPDCTVLNARVMTGGEEGVILTGFFGLDWSVEKGEFAGKN from the coding sequence ATGAAATTGAATAGCTTCAAGTCACTCCTTTATTTTCTTTTCATTTTCCAATTCATGTTTCCTGCTTCATTTTTAAGGGCATCCGTAAAGGATACTCTGTTGATCAATGAAGGCCTGGCCCTCCCTATGGCCAGGGGGACAACGGAAACCATCCTTCTGACCAATACCATTGAAGCTGCCCTGGCATTAGGAACATGGTCAGTTCCTAAAGAAGGAGATGAAGTTTTGCAACAGGATGGGAAAAAATATGCATGGAGCAGGGTCAAAGCTGGGAGTCAGGGGTGGTTTAATTTTCCCACCCGGGGTGTAAATTACCTGTATACCACCTTGGAAATGGAGAAAGATACGGTGTTGATTATCAGTCTTCAGGGCAATGATATGGTATATATAAATGGAGCTGCGCGCACCGGGAATGTTTATGGAACCAGCGATTCCTACGCTGCCTGGGAAAAAGACTGGAATTTTGTTACCATACCGGTGAAACTCAAAAAAGGGAAAAATGAATTTATCTTCAGGGTATCCAGGGGAAAGATGAAAGCTAAATTATATGCGCCTTCCTCATTATGCCAACTTATTCCAAATGACCTTACACTTCCCGACTTTCTCATTGAAGAAGAACCTGCAATGCCTGGCGCCATTGAAATCATTAATTCAACAGCTTACCCCCGGACTGACCTGGTTTTGGAAGTGATAGATATGAATGGGAGTTGCCGGACTTCGACAATTCCTGTCATTCAGCCTTTTTCAGTCCGCAAATGTGCATTCCTGTTCCCCGAATATTTATATAAGGAGAAAGGTGAAGTTCCGGTTAAACTGCAGTTAAGCAGGAAAACAGGTAACAGGCTTGAATTACTGGATGAAGTGAGCATTCAATTAAGGGTAATGGACAAATCCGAAAATCATAAGGAGACATTTCTAAGTAAAATAGATGGAAGCGTACAATATTACAGCGTAAATCCTCCACGAAATTATGACTGGAAAAGCCCTACAGCCTTAATCTTTTCAGTACATGGTGCTTCTGTAGAGGCTATTAATCAGTCAGGATCCTATTATCCCAAAACCTGGGGCATGATTGTTTCACCAACAAACCGTCGCCCTTATGGGTATAACTGGGAAGACTGGGGGAGGATGGATGCACTTGAAGTGCTGGAGATTGCTACTTCAAAGTTTCCCATCGATAAGAGCAAAGTTTACTTAACCGGGCATTCCATGGGTGGACATGGTACATGGCATCTCGGAGCAATGTACCCTGACCGATTTGCTGCTATTGGGCCCAGCGCAGGATGGATCAGTTTCTGGAGCTACCGATTTAAAGATGTCAATCTCAATGATTCTACTCCTGTTAAAAAAATGATTCGCCGACCTACTTCCCCAAGTGAAACACCATTATTTGCTGAAAATTACAAGCAATTAGGGGTCTATGTGATTCATGGTGAGGATGATGATAATGTATTGATTGATCAGGCAAAAATGATGGTAAACAGGCTTGAAGAAATAGGTCATAAAGATTATCAGTTTCATTATCAGCCTAAGGCAGGGCATTGGTGGGATGAATCTGATGAGCCAGGTGCAGATTGTGTAGATTGGCCTCCAATGTTTGATTTTTTTACCCGACATACAATTCCTGCCAATGACCAGGTACTGAATATTGACTTCCTGACATCAAATCCCGGTGTTTCATCCAGAAATCACTGGTTATTGATTGATGCACAAACTGAACAGCTGTCAATGAGTGAAGCTCATCTTAAGGTGGAACCCGGCCAGGGGAAGTTTTCGGGTACAACCTCGAATATTGCGAGATTGGCATTGGATCTGGATATCGTCTCAGGTAAAGAAAAGATTTGGATTGAACTGGATAAGACCAAAGCTTTTGAAGTCATAGTGAAGCCGGGACAAAAACAATTATGGCTTGAATTGTCTAAAGGGAAATGGAATGTTGTCGGTGAACCTGACATGGCATTGAAAAATGCTAATCGGTATGGTACATTCAAAGATGTTTTCAAAAATAGAATGGTATTCGTATATGGAACCCGAGGGAATGCTGAAGAAAATACATGGGCTTTTGATAAAGCAAGGTATGATGCAGAACGGTTCTGGTACCAGGGGAATGGGTCTATCGAAGTAGTAGCAGATACCGATTTTGATACCCTGGCTTTTGCAGGCAGAAATATCATCCTATTTGGAAACCGGGACACCAACAAAGCCTGGGATCTGCTGCTCTATAACTCACCTGTGCAGGTTACAAAAGAATCTGTGAAAGTGAATGATGAAATCTATAAGGGAAATGACCTTGCATGCCTGTTTGTAAGGCCCAGGAATGGAGATGAAATTTCACTTGTCGGGGTAGTTTCAGGCACAGGCCTCACTGGTATGAGAATCTGCACACGTTTACCCTACCTAAGTCCGGGAATCGGCCTGCCGGATTGTACTGTTCTTAATGCCAGGGTTATGACTGGGGGTGAAGAGGGTGTGATTCTAACCGGATTTTTTGGCCTGGACTGGAGCGTTGAAAAGGGTGAATTTGCCGGGAAAAATTAA
- a CDS encoding DUF2062 domain-containing protein, with protein sequence MKFLDSIYHKILLPLRVLPAKGFSNEKLAFSLTIGILVGCFPIIGTTTLLGVLFAALFRQNLAIIQSLNWVLAPVQLILILPLIRFGAILFQAQDHKIQLHLILNAFDQGILHGIGFLGILSIYGIVAWMLLAIPAGLLCYYLIRFLLNSRKKKQQSSSDVLSRT encoded by the coding sequence ATGAAGTTTTTAGATTCGATATATCATAAAATACTACTTCCACTAAGAGTATTGCCAGCCAAAGGTTTTTCAAATGAAAAACTTGCCTTTTCATTGACTATTGGGATACTGGTGGGTTGTTTTCCAATTATTGGAACCACAACTTTACTAGGTGTTTTGTTTGCTGCACTTTTCAGACAGAATCTTGCAATTATACAATCCCTGAACTGGGTACTGGCACCGGTTCAGCTTATACTGATTTTGCCTTTGATACGCTTTGGAGCAATCCTCTTCCAGGCTCAGGATCATAAAATCCAACTCCATTTAATTTTGAATGCTTTTGACCAGGGCATCCTGCATGGGATCGGCTTTCTTGGAATCCTGAGTATTTATGGAATAGTTGCCTGGATGTTGCTTGCTATACCTGCTGGTTTACTATGCTACTATCTGATCCGCTTTCTTCTGAACTCGCGAAAAAAGAAACAGCAATCATCTTCCGATGTCCTTAGTCGCACTTAA
- a CDS encoding alpha-mannosidase: MIHKRLYYLVIIFLQLSGITGKAQENNRSMALTDFAIKTREYQEGFVRSLPGNDFSYHSFRNDLTDALLTRCNDGSMAIEWQTSEVNVEPGKKGSGFVWIAAIDMTDASATFDVYINGVKRFIIPTGNREKFELESEDGGILAFITVEMDQHSDAHGYMSLWAPNSWLSPGKPLDIKIVGSASGSNSWIIIYKALDAFSYLQESVRYNSWAKLLISGAKSSPQLQVQLPKTYAGKTVSVKINKKSYLLNVTDESGNQICRLSLKKAIPVGASVAISDEYGEILSLPSIDAEGKSTRLTYKALLQADVIKGENSYEIHAIRTYKPKTVSSLKALAGSGLAKGTIYLMNSSHQDIAWMDSPEKCILLRDTMLLTPLFDKAQTDPEYRFDIEDALMLKEYITRHPERKSLVASLLKSGNLSCGSSYTQPYEEILSGEALSRQFYFGARWLKKEFGYTANTYWNQDVPGRTLQMPQILQKSGTNFLALSRMEKGIFKWYSPDGSFVTTYSAGHYGTDFTPLQRNFYEAAEYIAKNSMSWKGYYEPNADNPVIPLFSDWDMSPAKDYSHLIRDWNQITEIQDEKGNYIPIELPKIKLALTPDFINEFSNNASIIPKHQGERPAVWLYIHGPTHQKAIKASREADILLTAAEKFATANAWTNQSFRNYPVDKLNEAWESRIYPDHGWGGKHGDITDALFQEKYYHARNLAEEILFSNLKDIASRIVLKRNSMIPLVVFNSVSWERSDPVFVPVSLDPAYAWQLEVQDASGNIKPCQLSDIKQYSDGSIRSAKLCFVAEKVPSIGYKTYYLRASDKKSSIDQNKHTGTFENEFYSVKLTAGGIASLYDKVLKQEILDTTTFKGAEVFTLHSEGTGAGEFADIQQVDMQGLDKASNYPSQWVCMENGDVYTEFRLRQPIQNAMIEQSLRFYHQIKRIDINLSLLNYEGILYREYRIAFPLKMQENQLSYEVPFGVLNVGLDEFDGAAGERYTTKCSEIHPRGIGNWISASNSQWGASLSSSVAVVDYIDPSNPDSKKLILQPILLSSRRSCHEEGNEYLQTGDHHFSFSLFTHAPGWINGFRNAQQANENLYVVTDPNSFSMASLPEELSFFSTQSPDLILSTVKQQEDGKGTTFRVYNISPEPTELNFKGFLPLKKAHHANLLEFPAKELLPKEGSVIFPIGAYGIETFIVE, translated from the coding sequence ATGATTCATAAAAGGCTTTATTATCTGGTGATAATATTCCTGCAGCTATCAGGAATTACAGGAAAGGCTCAAGAAAACAACCGTTCCATGGCACTGACAGATTTTGCCATAAAAACCAGGGAATATCAAGAAGGATTTGTCAGAAGTTTGCCAGGCAATGATTTCAGTTATCATAGTTTCCGGAATGATCTTACAGATGCTTTGCTTACCCGCTGCAACGATGGCTCTATGGCTATTGAATGGCAAACTTCAGAAGTGAATGTAGAACCAGGAAAGAAAGGCTCAGGTTTCGTGTGGATTGCTGCTATAGATATGACTGATGCTTCCGCCACATTTGATGTTTATATCAATGGAGTCAAGCGTTTTATCATCCCCACAGGAAACAGGGAGAAATTTGAACTGGAGTCGGAAGATGGAGGCATCCTTGCCTTTATCACTGTTGAAATGGATCAACACTCTGATGCTCATGGATATATGTCACTCTGGGCACCAAATAGCTGGTTAAGTCCAGGAAAACCTCTCGATATTAAAATAGTAGGATCAGCATCAGGAAGCAATAGCTGGATCATCATCTATAAAGCACTTGATGCCTTCTCCTATTTACAGGAATCTGTGCGTTATAATTCCTGGGCTAAACTATTGATCAGCGGGGCGAAATCCAGTCCTCAACTCCAGGTGCAGCTTCCTAAAACATATGCAGGGAAAACCGTTTCTGTGAAAATCAATAAGAAATCCTACCTGCTGAATGTGACTGATGAATCAGGGAATCAAATCTGCAGACTATCATTAAAGAAAGCTATTCCCGTTGGAGCATCAGTTGCAATTTCCGATGAGTATGGTGAAATCCTGAGTTTACCATCCATTGATGCAGAAGGAAAATCCACGAGGCTCACCTATAAGGCATTATTACAGGCTGATGTAATAAAAGGAGAGAACTCATACGAAATCCATGCGATAAGGACGTATAAGCCGAAAACAGTGAGTTCGTTAAAAGCACTTGCAGGTTCAGGTCTTGCAAAAGGAACCATTTACCTCATGAATTCGAGCCACCAGGACATTGCATGGATGGATTCTCCTGAAAAATGCATACTTCTGAGGGATACAATGTTACTCACACCTCTTTTTGATAAAGCACAAACAGACCCTGAATACAGGTTTGATATCGAAGATGCATTGATGCTTAAGGAGTATATCACCAGGCATCCTGAAAGAAAAAGTCTAGTCGCAAGCCTGCTAAAAAGCGGGAATTTATCTTGTGGCTCAAGTTATACCCAACCTTATGAAGAGATTCTTTCAGGTGAAGCCCTTAGCAGGCAGTTTTATTTTGGAGCACGGTGGCTAAAGAAGGAATTCGGCTATACTGCCAACACTTACTGGAACCAGGATGTACCGGGTCGGACCTTGCAGATGCCACAAATTCTACAAAAATCGGGAACGAATTTCCTGGCCCTCAGCCGCATGGAAAAAGGAATATTCAAATGGTATAGCCCGGATGGCTCATTTGTAACCACCTATTCAGCAGGTCATTATGGAACAGATTTCACCCCACTGCAAAGAAATTTTTATGAAGCAGCTGAGTACATTGCTAAAAACTCAATGAGCTGGAAAGGATACTATGAACCCAATGCCGATAATCCTGTCATTCCTTTGTTTTCTGATTGGGATATGAGTCCTGCCAAAGACTATAGCCATTTAATCAGGGACTGGAATCAGATCACGGAAATACAGGATGAAAAGGGCAATTATATACCTATTGAATTACCGAAGATTAAACTTGCACTGACACCGGATTTCATCAATGAATTCAGCAACAATGCATCGATCATTCCTAAACATCAAGGAGAAAGACCGGCAGTATGGCTTTATATTCATGGACCCACCCATCAGAAAGCCATTAAAGCCAGCCGGGAGGCGGACATCCTATTGACTGCTGCTGAAAAATTTGCAACAGCGAATGCCTGGACAAATCAGTCCTTCAGAAATTACCCGGTGGATAAGCTCAATGAAGCATGGGAATCACGCATTTACCCTGATCATGGCTGGGGTGGTAAACATGGCGACATTACGGATGCCCTCTTCCAGGAAAAGTATTATCATGCCAGGAATCTTGCTGAAGAAATACTGTTTTCAAATCTTAAGGACATCGCTTCAAGGATAGTATTGAAAAGAAATTCAATGATACCCTTAGTCGTCTTTAATAGTGTGAGCTGGGAACGCTCTGACCCGGTTTTTGTCCCGGTTTCCCTGGATCCGGCGTATGCCTGGCAGCTTGAAGTTCAGGATGCATCCGGAAATATAAAACCCTGTCAATTAAGTGATATAAAACAATATAGTGATGGTTCTATCCGATCTGCAAAACTATGTTTTGTGGCTGAAAAAGTACCCTCTATAGGCTATAAAACCTATTATCTCAGAGCTTCAGATAAGAAATCATCCATCGATCAAAACAAGCATACAGGTACCTTTGAGAATGAATTTTACTCAGTGAAATTAACCGCAGGTGGAATCGCTTCTCTCTATGATAAAGTGTTGAAGCAGGAAATTCTGGATACTACAACTTTTAAGGGTGCCGAAGTTTTCACACTTCATTCAGAAGGAACCGGTGCGGGGGAATTTGCAGATATTCAGCAAGTGGATATGCAAGGTCTTGATAAGGCATCCAACTATCCATCTCAATGGGTTTGTATGGAAAATGGTGATGTCTATACTGAATTCAGACTCAGGCAACCGATTCAAAATGCTATGATTGAGCAATCCCTCAGGTTTTATCATCAAATAAAACGCATCGATATTAACCTATCACTCTTAAATTATGAAGGAATATTGTACCGGGAGTATAGAATAGCATTCCCATTGAAAATGCAGGAAAATCAATTGAGTTACGAAGTACCTTTTGGAGTTCTGAATGTTGGGCTTGATGAATTCGACGGAGCTGCGGGAGAGCGATATACAACAAAATGCAGTGAAATTCATCCAAGAGGAATTGGTAACTGGATAAGTGCCAGCAATAGCCAATGGGGAGCCAGTTTAAGTTCCAGTGTAGCAGTTGTAGATTATATTGATCCAAGCAATCCAGATTCAAAAAAACTCATTCTTCAGCCTATATTATTATCCTCAAGGCGGAGCTGTCATGAAGAAGGAAATGAATACCTGCAAACAGGTGACCATCATTTCAGTTTCTCCTTGTTCACACATGCTCCCGGCTGGATAAACGGATTCCGGAATGCACAGCAAGCGAATGAAAACCTATATGTAGTAACCGATCCTAATTCCTTTTCTATGGCATCACTGCCTGAAGAGCTTAGCTTTTTCTCCACCCAATCACCCGACTTAATACTTTCTACTGTGAAACAGCAGGAAGATGGGAAGGGTACTACTTTCAGGGTTTACAACATTTCACCTGAACCCACCGAGCTTAATTTCAAAGGATTTCTCCCACTGAAAAAAGCACATCACGCAAATTTGCTTGAATTCCCTGCAAAGGAATTGCTTCCCAAAGAAGGATCCGTAATATTTCCAATCGGAGCCTATGGAATTGAGACCTTTATTGTGGAATAA
- a CDS encoding PKD domain-containing protein: MRNLLFIFLFIQLSIPCLYSQLPWSQLDSFIVKRHNQANNQVVEIEVPGVLPLLFRMPVATISPTAVLLDDVPAYSWSFGCANTVGAMAAGYYDNHGYPGLYTGISNEGLMPLDNILWGTVNINGEIRNQCPLSATMLGLDERQSYGHVDDFWYQYHHYGPDPYISLNRNRHTDEDCTGDFMGSNQSAFSNADGNTRFFFLPDGAPLYDYTGNEPNQRDGCHGLRLFYESKECMLIENYTQLVAGMYGNETGFTFNQFMEEIDNGRPVLIQLAGHCVLGFGYDQTGQYIYLHDTWDYSVHSMVWGQNYAGMLHWGVTVLRLVADYEPPLADFTASSLSICAGEMVQFQDYSLYSPESWDWSFEGAQNQTSGEQHPNVIYPEPGVFSVSLTVTNAYGYDSKIIHSLINVGEPCYCLVNGNGEVFIEEMRFGNIISLTNYSQGGYSMIENLSTMVYAGLRYPILVRVSSETPGISKCGVWLDWNRDMYFEENELIVLDRAGAGLYTGIVLVPLNSVTGRSRIRVQVNNDSFFCACGVCSGETEDYAFMIADVQLSKQMIVKVFPEGLFQHGPGLLSTAKTELGNVFPDDIVDVVSIELTEAYAPFTKVFSSHNLALNNQGLVLMRLPSSFNSAYYLIIRHRNSVAIWSATAIVMEGNNLYVDFTTSITSVYGQNLLSDGVHALIYSGDINQDGYVDVNDILNVESCASAFQKGFLTEDINGDGLIDAEDLIIVDNNSARHIVVQGPD, translated from the coding sequence ATGAGAAATTTACTTTTCATCTTCCTGTTTATTCAATTATCAATTCCCTGTCTTTACAGTCAGTTACCATGGTCGCAATTGGATTCATTCATTGTAAAAAGGCATAATCAAGCAAATAATCAAGTGGTTGAGATAGAAGTCCCGGGAGTTCTGCCGCTTCTTTTCAGGATGCCTGTTGCGACCATAAGCCCAACCGCAGTGTTGCTTGATGATGTCCCTGCTTACAGTTGGTCTTTTGGCTGTGCAAATACTGTGGGGGCAATGGCTGCCGGATATTACGATAATCATGGGTATCCCGGGTTATATACAGGGATTTCAAATGAAGGCCTCATGCCTCTGGATAACATCCTTTGGGGCACAGTGAATATCAATGGAGAAATCAGGAACCAATGTCCTCTGAGCGCTACTATGTTGGGACTGGATGAAAGGCAGTCTTATGGCCATGTAGATGATTTCTGGTACCAATACCATCATTACGGACCTGATCCTTATATCAGTCTTAACCGGAACCGACATACAGATGAAGATTGTACAGGGGATTTTATGGGTTCCAACCAGTCGGCTTTTAGCAATGCTGATGGAAATACAAGATTCTTTTTTCTTCCGGATGGTGCCCCTTTATATGACTATACCGGGAATGAGCCGAATCAACGGGATGGTTGTCATGGCCTGCGCCTGTTCTATGAGTCAAAGGAATGTATGCTCATCGAAAACTATACACAATTGGTTGCCGGGATGTATGGCAATGAAACTGGTTTTACCTTCAATCAGTTCATGGAAGAGATTGATAACGGAAGGCCGGTGTTAATTCAATTAGCAGGTCATTGTGTACTTGGCTTTGGTTATGACCAGACGGGACAATACATTTACCTGCATGATACATGGGATTATTCTGTTCATTCAATGGTTTGGGGTCAGAACTATGCCGGCATGCTCCACTGGGGTGTAACCGTGCTCCGGCTGGTTGCAGATTATGAACCCCCATTGGCTGATTTTACAGCCTCTTCATTGAGCATTTGTGCCGGGGAAATGGTTCAATTCCAGGATTATTCGCTTTATTCTCCAGAAAGTTGGGACTGGAGCTTTGAAGGTGCTCAAAATCAAACCTCAGGTGAACAACATCCCAATGTAATCTATCCTGAACCTGGCGTATTTTCTGTAAGTCTCACCGTTACAAATGCGTATGGGTATGATTCGAAAATAATCCATTCACTGATTAATGTAGGCGAACCTTGTTACTGCCTGGTAAATGGAAATGGTGAAGTATTTATTGAGGAGATGCGATTTGGGAATATTATCAGTTTGACAAATTACAGCCAGGGTGGCTATTCAATGATTGAAAATCTGAGTACGATGGTGTATGCAGGCCTACGCTATCCAATCTTAGTGCGGGTTTCGTCTGAAACACCTGGTATCAGCAAATGTGGGGTTTGGTTGGACTGGAACAGGGATATGTATTTTGAAGAGAATGAGTTAATAGTCTTAGATAGGGCAGGAGCGGGTTTATATACAGGCATTGTCCTGGTACCTCTCAATTCTGTTACAGGAAGGTCTCGTATAAGGGTCCAGGTAAATAATGACTCCTTTTTCTGTGCTTGTGGTGTATGCAGCGGTGAAACAGAGGATTATGCATTCATGATTGCTGATGTTCAATTATCTAAACAGATGATAGTCAAAGTCTTTCCTGAAGGATTATTTCAACACGGACCGGGTTTATTATCAACAGCAAAAACTGAATTGGGAAATGTTTTTCCGGACGATATTGTGGATGTAGTTTCAATAGAATTGACCGAGGCTTATGCTCCTTTTACAAAAGTATTTTCTTCTCATAATTTGGCATTAAACAACCAGGGATTGGTTCTTATGAGGCTGCCTTCATCTTTTAATAGTGCTTACTATCTGATTATCCGCCACAGAAATAGTGTTGCCATATGGTCGGCAACCGCCATCGTAATGGAAGGGAATAACCTTTATGTCGATTTTACCACATCTATAACAAGTGTTTATGGACAGAATCTTTTAAGTGATGGGGTGCATGCTTTGATCTATTCGGGAGATATCAACCAGGATGGTTATGTTGATGTTAATGATATCTTAAATGTTGAATCTTGTGCTTCGGCATTTCAAAAGGGCTTTTTGACTGAAGATATAAATGGTGATGGACTCATCGATGCTGAAGACCTGATTATTGTTGATAACAATTCGGCCCGGCATATTGTGGTTCAGGGCCCTGATTGA